The Pseudomonas pergaminensis nucleotide sequence CAGCGCCAGGGCGGGATCATCCAGCAACAGGCCTTCATCGAGCGGCGCGATGGTGATTGCCAGGCGCTCTTTGCTCTTGACGAAATCCGGCCAACTGTCGACGGTTTTCGGTCGCAGCTTCAGGCGCTCCAGCAGCTCCAGCAGCACCTCGCGGCGGCCGGCCGACTCGGCGGTAAACAGCACGCGGCCTGGGAAGTCGCCGAGGAAGTTGGATAGCGCTTCCAGCGGTTGCGTGGCTTTGGCCTGGATCGCCAGGTCGGGCAGTGTGCCCGCGGGGAAGCGTTCGCGGCCGACACCGGTGTCGACATCCTGCTGGCTGGCGACCACGCGCGGCCAGTTTTTCAGGCGTGCGAAGCAGTCTTCCACCGGCAGGAACAGTTCGGCGGGCGGCAATAGAGGACGGGATGGGTCGACGCGGCGTTCTTCATAACGGTTACGCACGTCGTTCCAGAAGTTCTCCGCCGCTTGCTCGATACCCGGTAGCGAGAACACTTGGGTGTCCTGGGGCAGGTAGTCAAACAGAGTGGAGGTTTCGTCGAAGAACAGCGGCAGGTAGTACTCGATACCGGCCGGTGTAATCCCGCTGCTCAGGTCCTGGAAGATCGGGCAGCGGCGGAAGTCCACGTCGAAGCGTTCACGGAAGCGCGCCTTGAAGCGGGTGACCGCGTCTTTTTGCAGCGGGAATTCCCGCGCAGGCAGCAGCTTGACCGAGTCCACCTTGTCGATGGAGCGCTGGTTTTCCGGATCGAAGGTGCGCAGCGTCTCGATTTCGTCATCGAACAGGTCGATGCGATACGGCAATTTGCTGCCCATTGGGAACAGGTCGATCAGCGCACCGCGCACGGCAAACTCGCCGTGCTCGTACACGGTGTCGACGCAACGGTAGCCACTGGCTTCCAGGCGCGTGCGCATCTGCTCCACATCGAGCTTCTGGCCGATATCCAGCACCAGGCTGCTGCCCAGCAGGAACTTGGTCGGCGCCAGGCGATGCAGGGCCGTGGTGATCGGCACCACCAGCACGCCGTGGGCCAGTTCCGGCAAGCGGTACAGACTGGAGATGCGCTGGGAGATGATGTCCTGGTGTGGCGAGAACAGGTCGTAGGGCAGGGTTTCCCAATCGGGGAAATGCAGCACCGGCAAATCGGGGGCGAAGAAGCTCAGCTCCTGCTCCAACCGTTCGGCGCTTTGGCTGTCGGCGGTGAGCAGCAGGGTAAAGCGCTTGGCTGCGCTGGCAGCCTCGGCGATGGCCAGGCTCAGGGCGGCACCGGGCAGGTTGCCCCAGTGCTGTTTACCTGCCGCGGCAGGGAGAAGCGGTAGACGCAGAACGGGCACGGAAGGTTGAGCTCCAAGCGTTGCGACAAAGTCGGTAATTGTAACGGCCCAAGGTGCCGCCTGTCAGTTTCTGACTGAGCCTATTACGGTTTGTATGAAATGTAGTGGCTAAGACAAACAATGGCGTGTTTTGACTCAATATGTAGTGCCCAAATGCGCGATTGTTTAGGAGGGTTACGGACAAGTCGACAGCCTTCCCCAACGAGTGGCCTTCTGGAACCCGCGTATTTACTGGGCTGTAGCGGGGCGGTATTTTTTGGCAAGGGGTTTTTGTTGTAGGACGCGCATTGCTCCGAGGGCGGTCGGGCGGCATAATGTAGCCCCTTTTTTCAGCCCCTACATGTGGAAGGTTCCCGTGACTCAGAAGCCCGACCAGTGTCTTGGTGAATGGATCGACCGTGAAGCACTCGCAGAAGCGATGATCCCGCTTATCGGTCAGCTGTACCGCAATAACAATGTGGTGAGCTCGATCTATGGCCGCAGCCTGATCAACCAGTCCGTCATCGCGATTCTCAAAGCCCACCGCTTTGCACGCCATCGCTCTGCCGACGACAGCGAACTCTCCGTCCACGAAACATTCCCACTGCTCAAGGCCATGAGCGAGCTCAAGCTCGGCGCGGCGTCGGTAGACCTGGGCAAACTGGCCTACAAATTCCGCAAGGAAGGCGCCGGCCGTACCGCCGAGCAGTTCGTGCGTGAAGAAATGGCCGATGTGGTTGGCCAGCAAAACGCCGCCGCCCGCAAAGGCACCGACGTGGTGCTGTACGGCTTCGGTCGTATCGGCCGCCTGCTGGCACGCATCCTGATCGAAAAAACCGGTGGCGGCGACGGCCTGCGCCTGCGTGCCATCGTGGTGCGCAAAGGCGCCGAGAACGACCTGACCAAGCGTGCCAGCCTGCTGCGCCGCGATTCGGTACACGGTCCGTTCAACGGCACCATCGTCATCGACGAAGAAAACAACACCATCACCGCCAACGGTAACCTGATCCAGGTGATCTACGCGAAGAACCCGTCCGAGGTGGATTACACCCAATACGGCATCAAGGACGCCCTGCTGGTGGACAACACCGGCGTATGGCGTGACGCCGAAGGCCTGGGCCAGCACTTGGCCTGCCCAGGTGTTGATCGCGTTGTCCTCACCGCGCCTGGCAAGGGCAAGCTGAAGAACATCGTTCACGGCATCAACCACACTGAAATCACCGCCGACGACAAGATCGTGTCCGCCGCTTCCTGCACCACCAACGCCATCGTGCCGGTGCTGAAGGCAGTAAATGACAAGTTCGGTATCGTCAACGGCCACGTCGAGACCGTTCACTCGTACACCAACGACCAGAACCTGATCGACAACTTCCACAAGGGTGATCGCCGTGGTCGTAGCGCCGCGTTGAACATGGTGATCACCGAGACCGGTGCTGCCACTGCCGCTGCCAAGGCCCTGCCTGAGCTGGCCGGCAAGCTGACCGGTAACGCGATCCGTGTTCCGACGCCAAACGTGTCGATGGCCATCCTCAACCTGAACCTTGAGAAAGCTGCCACCCGCGAAGAGATGAACGAGTACCTGCGCTACATGGCGCTGCACTCCGATCTGCACAAGCAAATCGACTTCGTCAATTCCCAGGAAGTGGTTTCCACCGACTTCGTTGGCTCGCGCCACGCCGGTGTGGTGGACGCCGAAGCGACCATTACCCAGGACAACCGCGTTGTGCTGTACGTCTGGTACGACAACGAGTTCGGCTACAGCTGCCAGGTGGTTCGCGTGATGGAAGACATGGCCGGGGTCAACCCGCCTGCGTTTCCGCGCTAAGCATTAGCGTTGAATGAGAAGGCCCCGACTGGTTCGGGGCTTTTTTATGGTTGTGAGGGTCTCTTCGCGAGCAAGCCCGCTTCCACATTCGACCGGGTGTCTTCAGGGCGCGCGCGGTTAAATGTGGGAGCGGGCTTGCTCGCGAAGGCGGTCGTTCAGCCAGCGCAAATCTTCAATTGAGCAACTGGGTACGCAAGCGTTCGGACAGCCCATTAGGCGCCAGCCAGAGGCTCAGGTAGGTCCTGGCAAGCTCATCGTCACGACTGCTGAACACCACCTGCCCATTGATCTCCAGGTTCAAACCACGTCCCGGATGAAAATCCAGGGCATACCGATCGCCGCTGCGGATATCGCGAAAACTGGCGTGCAGTTTGTCTATCTCGGGCTTCAACCGGGCGCTGGCCTGCTGGCGCTGCAGCGTGGCAGTGGCGGCTTTGATCACATCATTGCGGTCGATGTCACGGAAGTAGTACAGCGTCAGGCGCAACGCTTTTTGTCGCGCCCAAGCCTGCTTGGCGCTCAGGTCGGACGAGGCGTACAGCGCCGCCGCGTAGACATCCGCCCAGAGGTAGGTGAGCACCGCCTGGTTTTTCAGGGTCAGTTGCTGTGACTGCGCCGGGAAATCGGCTTGTTTCAGACGATCCGCCTCATTGGCGTGCACCGTGATCGACAGCATCAGCAATAAACAGAAAGCGACATGTCGCATAATGGCCAGTCCTGCAAAGGGGCTTGCTGGCAGTGTAATTGCAATTTCCTGATGGTGTAGTAAAGGCAAGACTGGCCTACGACGCGACCAAGGGTTAATGTTCGCGGCGTTGAGCCTTATATAGACTGTGCCCCGGTTCACACACTTGAGCCAAATTGTCCTTCATGACCGCTGGCCGCGGCATGATTTAGCCCGGCGTCCAACCGTACGCCTGGCCTGTTCTGAGGAGTACGCATGGCTGTCTACAACTACGACGTGGTGGTACTGGGTTCCGGCCCGGCTGGAGAAGGTGCGGCGATGAATGCCGCGAAAGCAGGGCGCAAGGTGGCGATGGTCGATAGCCGTCGCCAGGTCGGCGGTAACTGCACCCACCTGGGTACCATCCCGTCCAAGGCCTTGCGTCACTCGGTGCGCCAGATCATGCAGTTCAACACCAACCCGATGTTCCGGGCCATTGGTGAGCCGCGCTGGTTCTCGTTCCCTGACGTGCTCAAAAGCGCCGAGAAAGTCATCTCCAAGCAAGTCGCCTCGCGCACCGGCTACTACGCCCGTAACCGCGTCGACCTGTTCTTCGGCACTGGCAGCTTCGCCGACGAGCAAACCGTCGAAGTGGTCTGCGCCAATGGCGTGGTCGAGAAGCTGGTGGCCAAGCACATCATCATCGCCACCGGTTCGCGCCCGTATCGCCCGGCGGATATCGATTTCCACCACCCGCGTATCTACGATAGCGACACCATCCTGAGCCTGGGCCACACCCCGCGCAAACTGATCATCTACGGCGCCGGTGTGATCGGCTGTGAATACGCCTCGATCTTCAGTGGCCTGGGTGTACTGGTGGAACTGGTGGACAACCGCGACCAGCTGCTGAGCTTCCTCGACTCGGAAATCTCCCAGGCGTTGAGCTACCACTTCAGCAACAACAACATCACCGTGCGCCACAACGAAGAGTACGAGCGGGTCGAAGGCCTGGACAACGGAGTGATCCTGCACCTCAAGTCCGGCAAGAAGATCAAGGCCGACGCCTTGCTGTGGTGCAACGGCCGTACCGGCAACACCGACAAGCTGGGCATGGAAAACATCGGGGTCAAGGTCAACAGCCGTGGCCAGATCGAGGTGGACGAGAACTACCGCACCTGCGTGACCAACATCTACGGTGCCGGTGATGTGATCGGCTGGCCGAGCCTGGCCAGTGCCGCTCATGACCAGGGCCGTTCAGCCGCTGGCAGCATCGTCGACAATGGCAGCTGGCGCTACGTGAACGACGTGCCGACCGGGATCTACACCATTCCCGAGATCAGCTCGATCGGCAAGAACGAGCACGAACTGACCAAGGCCAAGGTGCCTTACGAAGTGGGCAAGGCATTCTTCAAGAGCATGGCGCGTGCGCAGATCGCCGGTGAGCCGCAAGGCATGCTGAAGATCCTGTTCCACCGTGAAACCCTGGAAGTCCTTGGCGTGCATTGCTTCGGCTACCAGGCGTCGGAGATCGTGCACATCGGCCAGGCGATCATGAACCAGCCGGGTGAGCTCAATACCCTCAAGTACTTCGTCAACACCACGTTCAACTACCCGACCATGGCAGAAGCCTATCGGGTAGCGGCCTACGACGGCCTCAACCGGCTTTTTTGAGCGGCTCCGGCCGGTGGCCTGAGCCGGCCGGGGAGACCGATTTCAGTAATTCCCGAGAGTGGCAGTGGCCAAACCGGGAAAGTCTGTAATCAGGCTATCTACGCCGAAGTCGGCGAGCCTGCGCATCAGCGCGGGTTCGTTGACTGTCCACACGGACACGTGCAAGCCCTGGCGCTGGGCTTTTTCCAGTCGCTCAGGGGTGCACAACGTCCAGTTCAACGCCAGAATCTCACAGCCATAGTTTTGCGCGACTTTCAGCGGGTCGAGCCAGGCGTATTCGGCGACCAGCCCGCGTGACAAGTCGGGTGTGAGCTCAACCGCTGCTTTCAATACTTCCCGCGAACTTGAGGTGACGGTGACTTTGTCCATCAGGCCAAAGCGCACGGCCATTTCGCGGATCGCCAGCACGGTGGTGGCGGCCCGGGTGCGCGAAGCGCTTTTGACTTCCAACTGCCAGTGATCGAAATCGCACGTTTCGAACAGCTCCTCCAGGCGCGGGATCGGGCACGGCTTGACCCAGCCCGGGCCGCCTTTGCGCGCGTCCATCTTCACCAGGTCGGCCGCCGAGTACTCGACGACTTTGCCGCGTCGGTCGGCGGTGCGCTTGAGGGTCGGGTCGTGGATGACCATCAGCTCGCCGTCCATGGACAGGTGCAAATCCAGTTCGCAGCGGCGTACGCCGTGCTTGAGGCACTCCTGGAAGCTGGTCAGGGTGTTTTCCGGTGCTTCGCCTTTGGCACCGCGGTGGCCGTAGATCAGGGTCACAGTTGCTCCTTTATGCCAGGTCGTCCGGCAGGGTGAATTCGAGAGTTCAAGTGTCTTGGGCGTCGCTCTGTTCCCGCGCCAGGCGCCGTTCCTGGGCCTGTTTCTGCAGGATGTAGCGCGCCAGCAGTTGGCGTTGGGCGTCGGTCATGGATTCGAATTCGGTGCCGACGTCAAAGCCGCCGCCCTTGGGGTCGCAATGGGTGACCCGCGCGCGCAGCAGCAGGCCGAGTGCCTGGGGCATCAGCACCAGCTTGACTGCCAGGTGGGCACCGGCCGGCAGGGGTGTTGGGTGTTGGAAATCGATGCCGCCTTCGGAAATGATCACCGGCTGCGGTGCGCCGACCTCATCCAACAGGCCGCGCGCCATGATCTGGCTGAGCAGGTCCAGGCGTTTGTTCTGCACCCGCAGGAAGGCGGCGAGGGTGCGGTCCTTCTCACTGAGCTGGCGCAGCAGGTGCTGGGCTTCGAATTCGCTCAGGTGCAGTTCGCTGAGCAGATTGAACAGCGGTGAATCATCCAGCAACACTTCCTTGCTCGCTGCTTCGGGGGCAGACAGGCTTTTGATTTGGAGTGCGATCATGTCGTCGATACGGTAGTATTCGCGGCGCTCTTCTTCATCTAATGTCGACATGGCGAACCCCAGGTAACGGTAATGGTCTGAGTGTAAAGCTGCTTACCAGACCCCGCCACCGGGACGTCTTCTTTTCCTCCGAACAAGCCCCGACATGTTCAGACCTCTCTTCGTATTTATCGGCACGCGTTATACCCGTGCAAAGCGCCGCAATCATTTTGTGTCGTTCATTTCTCTCACCTCGATGATCGGGCTCGCCTTGGGCGTGGTCGTGATGATCGTGGTGCTGTCGGTGATGAATGGCTTCGATCATGAGATGCGCACCCGCGTGCTGGGCATGGTGCCCCACGCGACCATCGAGGGCGATGCGCCCATCAGTGACTGGCAAAGCCTGGCCGACAAGGTCAAGCAGAACCCCAAGGTGCTGGCCGTTGCGCCTTTTACCCAGATGCAGGGGTTGCTGACCAATGACGGCAAGGTGCAGAAGATCCTGCTCAATGCCATCGACCCGGCCCAGGAGCGCAACGTCTCGATCATCGACAAGTTCATGCTGCAAGGCAAACTTGACGACCTGGCGCCCGGCAGTTTCGGCATCATCATCGGCGACAAGGCCGCGGCCAAGCTCGGCGTGGGCCTCGGCGACAAGCTGACCTTCGTCGCGCCGGAAGTCACCGTGACCCCGGCCGGCATGTTCCCGCGCATGAAGCGCTTCACCGTGGTGGGCACCTTCCACGTGGGCGCCGGCGAGATCGACGGCTACCTCGGCCTGACCAACCTCACCGACCTGGCCCGCCTGCATCGCTGGCAGCCGGACCAGGTGCAGGGGCTGCGCCTGAAGTTCAACGACCTGTTCGACGCGCCGCGCGGCGCCTGGGAAATCGCCCAGCACTTGGGCGAGTCCCAGTACTACGCCCGCGACTGGACCCGTACCCACGGCAACCTCTACCAGGCCATCCGCATGGAAAAAGCCATGATTGGCCTGCTGTTGCTGCTGATCGTCGCCGTGGCCGCCTTCAACATCATCTCCACGCTGGTGATGGTGGTGAACGACAAGAAGGGCGATATCGCCATCCTGCGTACCCTCGGCGCCACGCCGGGGCAGATCATGGCGATCTTCATGGTGCAGGGTACCGTGATCGGCGTAGTCGGCACCTTGATCGGCACGGCCGTGGGCATTCTGGCCGCGCTGAACGTCAGTGCCGCCATCGCCGGCCTCGAAACCCTGATCGGCCACAAGTTTCTCAACGCCGACGTCTACTTCATCGACTACTTGCCGTCCCAGGTTCAGGCCCAGGACGTGTTGATGGTGGGCGGCGCTGCGTTGGTCCTGAGTTTCCTTGCCACCCTGTATCCAGCCTGGCGCGCGGCACGTACCCAGCCAGCACAGGCCTTACGTTATGAGTGAATCGGGCATGAGTGAAAAAGCAATCCTGAGCTGCCGCGACCTGGGCAAATCCTACGAGGAAGGCCCGGAATCGGTGGTGGTGTTGTCCAACCTGCAGCTTGAACTGCATCCGGGCGAGCGCGTGGCGATCGTCGGCAGTTCCGGCTCCGGCAAAAGTACCTTGCTGAACCTGTTGGGCGGCCTCGATACGCCGTCCCAGGGCAGCGTGTGGCTGGCCGGTGAAGAACTGTCGGCCTTGGGTGAAAAGGCCCGTGGCCAACTGCGCAACCGTTCGCTGGGCTTTGTGTACCAGTTTCACCATCTGTTGCCAGAGTTCACCGCCCTGGAGAACGTGTGCATGCCGCTGTTGATCGGCAAGACCGCGATCCCGGAAGCCCGCCAGCGTGCCCAGGCCCTGTTGGAGCGCGTTGGCCTCGGCCATCGCCTGCAGCACAAGCCGGCGGAACTGTCCGGCGGCGAGCGCCAGCGTGTGGCGATTGCCCGTGCCCTGGTGAACAACCCAGGGCTGGTGATGCTCGACGAGCCCACCGGCAACCTCGACTCCCACACCGCCCAGGGCATCAAGGATTTGATGCTGGAGCTGAGCACCCAGATGCGCACCGCGTTCCTGGTGGTGACCCATGACATGAGCATGGCCCGCCAGATGGACCGCGTGTTGCACCTGCAGGAAGGTCATCTGGTCGCCATCTGACCCGTTTCAAGCCCGGTGCTTCAAGCGCCGGGTTTTTTCATTTTTTCAGGCGGTGCACGCGAATGTTCAGACCGTTATCGATTTTTATCGGCACGCGCTATACCCGCGCCAAGCGCCGCAACCGTTTTGTCTCGTTTATCTCGATGACTTCGATGATCGGCCTCGCCCTGGGCGTGTTGGCGATGATCGTGGTGTTGTCGGTGATGAATGGCTTCCAGCGCGAAATGAGCTCGCGCATTCTTGGCATGGTGCCGCACGCGACCATCGTCGGCGTGAACCCGATTGACGATTGGCAGCCGGTGGCTGCTGCCGCGATGAAGAATCCGGAAGTGACTGCCGCCGTACCTTTCACGCAGATGGACGGCATGTTCTCCTACAAGGGCGCCATGCAGCCGATTGAGATCAGCGGTATCGACCCGGCGCAGGAAGGCAAGGTGTCGATCGTGGCCCAGCACATCGTGCGCGGCAAACTGGATGACTTGAAGCCCGGCGAGTTCGGCGTGGTGGTCGGCGAAATCACGGCCCGGCGCTTCCGCCTGAATGTGGGCGACAAGCTGACCCTGATCGTGCCGGAAATCAGCACGGCGCCGGGTGGCATCACCCCGCGCATGCAGCGCTTGAACGTGGTCGGCATCTTCAAGGTCGGTGCCGAGCTGGATGGCTCCATGGCCATGATCCACATGGCCGACGCCGCAGAGATCCAGCATTGGCAGCCGAACCAGGTGCAAAGCGTGCGCCTGGCGGTGAAAGACCTGTACGCGGCGCCCAAGGTCTCGGCGGACATTGCCGCCAGCCTGGGCACGGGCTACAAGCCTGATGACTGGACCCACACCCAGGGCAGCCTGTTCAGCGCGATGAAGATGGAAAAGACCATGATCGGCCTGCTGTTGCTGATGATTGTCGCCGTGGCCGCGTTCAACATCATCGCGACCTTGATCATGGTGGTGAACGACAAGGGTGCGGACATCGCGATCCTGCGCACCATCGGCGCCACACCACGGCAGATCATGGCGATTTTCATGGTGCAGGGCACGGTGATTGGTGTCGTTGGCACCTTGATCGGCGGCATCCTGGGCGTGATTGCGGCGCTGAACGTGAGTGAGCTGGTGGGCTGGGTCGAGCGCGTCACCGGGCAGCATATCTTCAGTTCGGATGTGTATTTTGTCAGCAACCTGCCTTCGGAACTGCAGGGTGGGGATGTGCTGCTGATCTGCACGGCCGGGTTTGTGTTGAGCTTTCTGGCGACGATTTACCCGGCGTATCGGGCGGCGAAGATTGAGCCGGCGCATGCCCTGAGATATTCGTAGACTTCAACACCGCTTTCGCGAGCAAGCCCGCTCCCACATTTGAATGTATTCACAAATCAAAATGTGGGAGCGGGCTTGCTCGCGAAGAGGCCGGCCCGCCTTGCATCAATCTCCGGTAGGCAACTCAATTACAAATCTTGTCCACCCCGCCTCAGATTCACCATAAATCCTCCCCCCATGCGCCCGCACAATCGACTGGGTAATTGCCAACCCCAGCCCCGCATGCTCGCTGCTGCCTTCATGCCGAGCCGGGTCCGCCCGGTAGAACCGATCGAACAACCTCGGTAACAACTGCGTGGGGATACCTTCGCCGGTGTTCTCGATCGTGAGGGTCACGCCGTCTTGCATGCGTACCCGCACTTCACCGCCCGGCGGGGTAAACCGCAGGGCGTTATCAAGCAGGTTCGACAATGCGCGGCGCAACATGCCGCGATCACCCATCGTGTGGGCTGTGCCTTCGCGCACCAGGCTGACTTGGGCGTCGTCGGCCAATAACGCAAAAAACTCCAGCAACGCATCGACTTCATCGGCCAGCGCCAAAGGCTCGCGCTTGGGCATCAGCAACCCATGATCCGCCTTGGCCAGATAGAGCATGTCATTGACCAACTGCGCCATCCATTGCAACTCTTCCAGATTGCTGTGCAGCGCTTCGCGATAATCCTCCAGCGGGCGTGGCTGGGTGAGGATCACCTGGGTCTGGGTCAGCAGGTTCGACAACGGCGTGCGCAGTTCGTGGGCGATGTCGGCGGAGAAGGCCGAAAGGCGTTGGAAGGCATCATCCAGGCGGCCAAGCATGGCGTTGAAGGTTTGGGCCAGTTCGGCCAGTTCCACTGGCATGTGTTGCTGGGGCAGGCGCTGGGTCAAGGAATGGGCCGACACACTCGCGGCCACTTCCCCCATGCGCCGTAACGGTCGCAAGCCACTGCGGGCGGCCCAGGCGCCGAGCAGGGCGGTGGCCAGGGCTGACAGGCCGACGGTGAGCCAGATCAAATGCTGCATACGCTGCAGGAAGTGCTGGTGGTGGGTGATATCCAGCACCAGGGTCAGCTGTGGCGAGTCCGCTTGGCTTGCCCGCAACGGCGCGTTGTAGACCCGGTAGTCGGTGCCGGCGTTTTGCAGGCTGTGCAGGCCGGGTGCGGTGGGCAGATTGACGCCGGGCGCACCGTCGAACCAACGCTGGCCTTGGGCGGTAATGCGCAGCGCCAGGTCAGGTTGGCGATTGAGCTCGGCGCGCAGTTGGGCTTCACGTTGCGCGAACACCTGTGGCGAGTCGACACCCTGTAAGGTGCTGCGCAGGTTCACCAGCTTGCTGTCGAGTTGTTGCTGGTCCAACTCAATGAAGTGGGCCTCGCTGGCCCGGTTGAACAGCACGCCCGCGATCAGCGAGACCACCGCCGTGCAGGCCGCAAACAGCAACGCCAGGCGGCTGGCCAGGGACAGGCGCTTGATCAATTGACGCGCTCCTCCAGCACATAACCCATGCCGCGTACGGTGTGGATCAGTTTATTCGGGAAGTTGTCGTCGACTTTCAGGCGCAGGCGGCGGATCGCCACTTCGATAATGTTGGTGTCGCTGTCGAAATTCATGTCCCACACCTGGGAGGCGATCAGCGATTTGGGCAGCACTTCACCCTGGCGGCGCAGCAGCAGTTCGAGCAGGGAGAACTCCTTGGCCGTCAGGTCGATGCGTTGGCCGTCCCGCTCGACACGGCGACGGATCAGGTCCAGGCGCAGGTCGGCCAGTTGCAGCGCGGTTTCCTGCGGCGTGCTGCTGCCACGGCGCAGCAGGCTGCGCACACGCGCCAAGAGCTCGGAGAAGGCGAAGGGTTTGACCAGGTAGTCGTCGGCGCCCAGCTCCAGGCCGTGTACACGGTCTTCCACGGCGTCGCGGGCGGTCAGGAACAGCACCGGGACGTCCAGGCCGGCAGTGCGCACGGCCTGGAGGATCTGCCAGCCATCACGGCCAGGCAGCATCACATCGAGTATCAACAGGTCGTAGTCGCCGGTCAGTGCCAGGTGCTGGCCGCTGGTGCCGTCGGCCACCAGTTCGGCGGTAAAACCCGCCTCCGTCAGGCCCTGGCGCAGGTATTGGCCGGTTTTGAGTTGGTCTTCGACGATCAGCAGTTTCATGGGCAGCTCTTGGCAACGGGTGACGACGGCTTTATACCTTGGGTGCCAGGGCAGGGGGACAACCTGACAAAGTTGTAATCTAGCAGTCAGTTGGCTGGCAGCAGCGCACTCTTAGAGTGTGCCCCAGGTCAGTCAGATATTTTTGGAGAGAAGAGATGGCATTGCGTACACCCCTGTTGCTCGCGGGTTGCCTGCTGGCGTTGAGTTTTGATGCCGTGGCCGATGCTGCACACACCTACGCGTTCGGCGAAGCTGCGCCCGCCAGCCAGGCCACGCGGACCGTAGAAGTGACCCTGCAGGACATTGCCT carries:
- a CDS encoding glyceraldehyde-3-phosphate dehydrogenase — translated: MWKVPVTQKPDQCLGEWIDREALAEAMIPLIGQLYRNNNVVSSIYGRSLINQSVIAILKAHRFARHRSADDSELSVHETFPLLKAMSELKLGAASVDLGKLAYKFRKEGAGRTAEQFVREEMADVVGQQNAAARKGTDVVLYGFGRIGRLLARILIEKTGGGDGLRLRAIVVRKGAENDLTKRASLLRRDSVHGPFNGTIVIDEENNTITANGNLIQVIYAKNPSEVDYTQYGIKDALLVDNTGVWRDAEGLGQHLACPGVDRVVLTAPGKGKLKNIVHGINHTEITADDKIVSAASCTTNAIVPVLKAVNDKFGIVNGHVETVHSYTNDQNLIDNFHKGDRRGRSAALNMVITETGAATAAAKALPELAGKLTGNAIRVPTPNVSMAILNLNLEKAATREEMNEYLRYMALHSDLHKQIDFVNSQEVVSTDFVGSRHAGVVDAEATITQDNRVVLYVWYDNEFGYSCQVVRVMEDMAGVNPPAFPR
- a CDS encoding chalcone isomerase family protein, which produces MRHVAFCLLLMLSITVHANEADRLKQADFPAQSQQLTLKNQAVLTYLWADVYAAALYASSDLSAKQAWARQKALRLTLYYFRDIDRNDVIKAATATLQRQQASARLKPEIDKLHASFRDIRSGDRYALDFHPGRGLNLEINGQVVFSSRDDELARTYLSLWLAPNGLSERLRTQLLN
- the sthA gene encoding Si-specific NAD(P)(+) transhydrogenase, translated to MAVYNYDVVVLGSGPAGEGAAMNAAKAGRKVAMVDSRRQVGGNCTHLGTIPSKALRHSVRQIMQFNTNPMFRAIGEPRWFSFPDVLKSAEKVISKQVASRTGYYARNRVDLFFGTGSFADEQTVEVVCANGVVEKLVAKHIIIATGSRPYRPADIDFHHPRIYDSDTILSLGHTPRKLIIYGAGVIGCEYASIFSGLGVLVELVDNRDQLLSFLDSEISQALSYHFSNNNITVRHNEEYERVEGLDNGVILHLKSGKKIKADALLWCNGRTGNTDKLGMENIGVKVNSRGQIEVDENYRTCVTNIYGAGDVIGWPSLASAAHDQGRSAAGSIVDNGSWRYVNDVPTGIYTIPEISSIGKNEHELTKAKVPYEVGKAFFKSMARAQIAGEPQGMLKILFHRETLEVLGVHCFGYQASEIVHIGQAIMNQPGELNTLKYFVNTTFNYPTMAEAYRVAAYDGLNRLF
- a CDS encoding glycerophosphodiester phosphodiesterase; this encodes MTLIYGHRGAKGEAPENTLTSFQECLKHGVRRCELDLHLSMDGELMVIHDPTLKRTADRRGKVVEYSAADLVKMDARKGGPGWVKPCPIPRLEELFETCDFDHWQLEVKSASRTRAATTVLAIREMAVRFGLMDKVTVTSSSREVLKAAVELTPDLSRGLVAEYAWLDPLKVAQNYGCEILALNWTLCTPERLEKAQRQGLHVSVWTVNEPALMRRLADFGVDSLITDFPGLATATLGNY
- a CDS encoding PilZ domain-containing protein, translated to MSTLDEEERREYYRIDDMIALQIKSLSAPEAASKEVLLDDSPLFNLLSELHLSEFEAQHLLRQLSEKDRTLAAFLRVQNKRLDLLSQIMARGLLDEVGAPQPVIISEGGIDFQHPTPLPAGAHLAVKLVLMPQALGLLLRARVTHCDPKGGGFDVGTEFESMTDAQRQLLARYILQKQAQERRLAREQSDAQDT
- a CDS encoding lipoprotein-releasing ABC transporter permease subunit codes for the protein MFRPLFVFIGTRYTRAKRRNHFVSFISLTSMIGLALGVVVMIVVLSVMNGFDHEMRTRVLGMVPHATIEGDAPISDWQSLADKVKQNPKVLAVAPFTQMQGLLTNDGKVQKILLNAIDPAQERNVSIIDKFMLQGKLDDLAPGSFGIIIGDKAAAKLGVGLGDKLTFVAPEVTVTPAGMFPRMKRFTVVGTFHVGAGEIDGYLGLTNLTDLARLHRWQPDQVQGLRLKFNDLFDAPRGAWEIAQHLGESQYYARDWTRTHGNLYQAIRMEKAMIGLLLLLIVAVAAFNIISTLVMVVNDKKGDIAILRTLGATPGQIMAIFMVQGTVIGVVGTLIGTAVGILAALNVSAAIAGLETLIGHKFLNADVYFIDYLPSQVQAQDVLMVGGAALVLSFLATLYPAWRAARTQPAQALRYE
- the lolD gene encoding lipoprotein-releasing ABC transporter ATP-binding protein LolD, yielding MSEKAILSCRDLGKSYEEGPESVVVLSNLQLELHPGERVAIVGSSGSGKSTLLNLLGGLDTPSQGSVWLAGEELSALGEKARGQLRNRSLGFVYQFHHLLPEFTALENVCMPLLIGKTAIPEARQRAQALLERVGLGHRLQHKPAELSGGERQRVAIARALVNNPGLVMLDEPTGNLDSHTAQGIKDLMLELSTQMRTAFLVVTHDMSMARQMDRVLHLQEGHLVAI
- a CDS encoding lipoprotein-releasing ABC transporter permease subunit gives rise to the protein MFRPLSIFIGTRYTRAKRRNRFVSFISMTSMIGLALGVLAMIVVLSVMNGFQREMSSRILGMVPHATIVGVNPIDDWQPVAAAAMKNPEVTAAVPFTQMDGMFSYKGAMQPIEISGIDPAQEGKVSIVAQHIVRGKLDDLKPGEFGVVVGEITARRFRLNVGDKLTLIVPEISTAPGGITPRMQRLNVVGIFKVGAELDGSMAMIHMADAAEIQHWQPNQVQSVRLAVKDLYAAPKVSADIAASLGTGYKPDDWTHTQGSLFSAMKMEKTMIGLLLLMIVAVAAFNIIATLIMVVNDKGADIAILRTIGATPRQIMAIFMVQGTVIGVVGTLIGGILGVIAALNVSELVGWVERVTGQHIFSSDVYFVSNLPSELQGGDVLLICTAGFVLSFLATIYPAYRAAKIEPAHALRYS